The sequence gtatacatataaatacatatatatatatatagagagagagagagagagagaccgagagagagcgagagcgagagagagacagagagagaaagagagatggGGAGTTAAGTTAATTTGGCAGAAAACCAACAATACAAATAATGACAAATGCCGTGCATTTACTTTTAACTTGTCCCAACTGAACATactttgtattttttttcttgcAGATCCACTTGGTCAAAAGATAAACCATACACGAACATTGTTTGTTGAGACTGAGACCTTCAAGAAAGTCAGAGACATATTGGAGACGTTCCATCATGTGACAATCAGTGGAGCTCCTGGAGAAGGTAAAACTTCTATGGCACTGATGCTCGGAGCTGAATACAGGAAGCAGGGGTATGAACTGATACTGGTGGAGGATCTTGATAAAGTGCGACTCTCTGATTGGCAGGACGATGGCAAGCACGTGTGTctgatatttgatgacatatttcagaTTGCCGGGCCATATTTGGATGTTCCTCGTCTTACACATCTTCTGTATGAGCTCCATTTGCACCTAACACATTGTAAGGACAGGCCTGAAAGAAGATACGGGAGTTACCATCAGGAGTCTTGGGAGGAAAGAAGGCGAGACAATGAGTCAAACTTTTATCTCATATTCACGTCAGACTCCACCACCCTAGAACGCGCCATGTCACAACTTGAAGGCCAGACATTCCAGTTTTTCAGCAACTGTACAACAGCCGACCTGACCAAGACAGAATCGTTGTCCTACACAGAGGACGAGAAGAACAAAATATGGCTGAAACACAAATCCCATTACAAATACAAACTAAAAGTCGACGAGGTGAAACTTACTGCAGGTGATAGACAAGGTATTGGATTTCCACTAGTATGCAAACTCCTATCCAGTTATGCTGCTTTTCAAGAAACAGAACATGCAAAAAACTTCTTGGGAAAACCTCTATCCACTCTCAAATTGGAACTTAAAGAGGTTATCAGTCGACGGGATGATCGGTCAGCTGCCCTTATCCTGGTGCTCCTGTGTGACGGGCAGATGAATATTAGTCAGCTAGAGTCAGAAACCGACTCAGCCCTAGAAACTCACTTCGAGGCAGTTCGGAACCTTGTGCCATCATCAACCAAACAGTGTGTAGTTGAAACTATCAGAAGTCTATGTGGCTCTTTGTTGACTGAAGGAAACACAATAACATTTTCCCATTCTGTGATATTTGATATCTGTGTTTCTGTTTTATACGGCATTGAACCTGAGTTTGTTCGTACACATTTCAGCATCCAGTTTCTCATGGAACATGTGCAAAATGAACAAACTGACATTATCCCTATCAATGAACACATGCTAGTCCTTCATTTCTCAGAGGCTTACAGTGGAACACTGGTTCACAGGATAGTTGATTTTCTTGTAAATGGTGGAGCTTTGAACAAATACATTATGCATCCTATTTGGAAAAGAACAGAAATAGCTGACAGATTATCTCCAATAATGAAAGATACAGATTCTCTGTCTAATAATGCCAAACACACAATCTTGTGTTACGCCTGCCTCACTTGGAACAAATCCGTTATGGAAAAGCTTCTTCCCCACTGTGACATAACTAGTCCTGGTTTGAATGGGTGGACGGCAGTTATGTATGCAGTTTTCTCTGGACAGAAGGATAACATTAAATATCTGATGAGTAATAAAGGTGCCACAACAGTAAGTCAGTTCGACAGCTTGCTGCATGTAGCCAGTGAGTACGGAACAGCTTCAGTTGTGGAATACTTACTGAATAAACTCAAATGTGATGTCTACAGACGAGAAACAGAAGGCTGGACACCGGTCACACGTGCAGTGTTAGCTGGGAAGAAGGATGTattggatttttttctgaaacacaAAGATTTACCAACTTTCATCATCAAAAGGGCGCTTCATCTGGCATGTGAGTGGGGGAAACTCTCTCTCCTGGAAACACTGAGGGATATTAATTCTCCTGATAAACATGGCCAAACACCCATAATGTGTGCGGTATCTTCAGGAAAGAAGGAGATATTCGACCATCTCGTGTCACGAAAGGCTGACATGAAACTGAGAGACAATGACAACAACAGTCTCCTTCATTTGGCATGTCAGCCTGACGATACATCAATTCTACAATCTCTCCTTCAGCGTCTTGACATCAACACACCAGGTCTACATGGATGGACGCCGGTGATGAGGGCAGCTGTGAATGGAAGAAGCGATATGTATGATCTTCTCGTAAAAGAGAATGCAAATCTGAAACTGACTGACGACTATGGTAACAATCTCCTCCACCTGGCTTGCCACGGCGGAAATGTCGCCATTGTGAACACCCTGCTTCCGCGCTTTTACATCGACAGTCGTGGAGGCAATGGGTGGACGCCAGTCATGTTTGCGGCAGTCAATGGACACGAGATTGTGTTCAACTTGCTGGTGTCCAAAGGGACTGATCTCTCTCTAAAGGATGACTACAACAACTCTGTATTTCATTTAGGATGTCTGGGGGGAAATATAGCCATAGTGAAGTATCTACTGCCAAAGACTGATTTGAACAGTCAGGGAAACCTTGGGAGAACAGGTGTAATGAAGGCTGCTTGGGCAGGCAATACTGATGTTTTCAAATTTCTTGTGTTAAAAAATGCTGATGTCAAACAACTTGATGACAACAACGATACAATACTTCACCTAGCTAGTCAGGGTGGTAGTTGTTCCATTGTGGACTATTTGATAGGGGAAGGGTTTGACATTAATTGTCGTGGACGAAGTGACTCGACAGCGGTAATGAATGCAGCATGGTCTGGAAAGAAAGATGTTTTTCATCTTCTTTCTTCAAAGCAGGATTCAATGcctgtgtacaatgtgtacGGCGACACAATACTTCACTTGGCGTGTGAAGGAGGAAATATTTCCATTGTACAATCACTACTGTCATCACTTGATGTCAACATTCAGGGCAAGAATGGCCGGACTCCAGTAATGGCTGCAGCACTGGCTGGAAGGAATGAAGTGTTCGACTTTCTGGTGTCAAAGAATGCTGACCTGAAACTGATTGATGACTGCAACAACAACATTCTCCATCTTGCATGCCGGGGAGGAAACGCATTAGTTATTGAGTATCTCCTGCCACAGTTTGACATAACACTTCCTGGAgaagatggatttacaccattaaTGATGGCAGCTCTCAGTGGAAAGAAGGAGGCGTATGATCTGTTTACAACAACTGCTAAATCATTGAAGGATGTTCTTCATGCTGCTTGTGAAGGGGGCAGTCTAGCAGTTGTGAAGGGCCTGGCTGACAAGTTTGACTTGAACTGCAGAGGAAAGAATGGTCAAACTCCTTTAATGAAAGCAGTCTGTGGCGGCCATATTGCTGTCTACAAATACTTGGTATCACGTGGTGCAGAAAGTACACTAGTGGACACGGCCGGACACACTCTTCTACATATTGCCAGTCGCCATGGACAGCTGGCGCTGCTGAAACACATCACTGATGGTTTTGATGTGAACACAAGGGACAACATGGGCTTGACTCCTGCTATGACGGCAGTACTGCATGGAAAAGCTGCAGTTCTCAAATATCTGAAAGACAAAGAGACAGATCTGTCTTCAGTTGACAACACGGGAGACGATGCCCTCAATCTCGCCCTTAAATGTCGGAACAAACAAATCCTAAAACAACTAGGTAGAAAACATGATAAGAAAGTGACACCATGGAGTGACTTAATGAAGTCTCTGGTAACAGGAGAACTAGTGCTCCTGAAGACTTACTGTCAAAAGAGTCTAGATCTTGTTCAGAAAGACCCAGCTGGGGACACATTACTCCATCTCGCATGTCGTGGAGGCAACACTCAATGTGTGGAGTATCTACTCCCATCCTATGACAACGATGTCCAAGGTCGGTATAACTGGACACCGGTGATGATGGCGGCTGCTTGCGGACATGCTGATGTCTTCCAGCTACTGGTGGATCACAAGGCAGGAATCTTTCATGTCTCAGACAGGGGAGAGGACATCCTCACTGTAGCTCGCCGGTCGAACAATACAGAAATTATCGCATACTTGGAGAAACTCAAGTGATTTGCAAGCAAACTACGGACGGGAGCAATATTAGCGGACAGAAAATGTAACCTCACAACAGTGACTGTCCCTGTCTTGTCACGGACAGAGGAGTATGCAGTAGGTCTCACCGAGGGAATAACAACGAAATCATCACGTCAAATGAAAGCTTGGAACTACTATCTTTTAAACATGAACAATCAACAGTGTAAAGGCTTTACCATTAGACACCGAACTGTGTAAGGAAGGTGAAAAGCACGAAACACTTTTAGGAAGTCCTTGAAAAACCTATGAATTGCCAACACACAATTCTGAGCATGACCTATTTGTACACTTGTTTCGGTAGTCACACAGCTGTATGATGATCTAAACCTCTTTTTAAATTAacctaacattaacaaaatgtggaaagtgtaaattggcagGT comes from Haliotis asinina isolate JCU_RB_2024 chromosome 13, JCU_Hal_asi_v2, whole genome shotgun sequence and encodes:
- the LOC137259903 gene encoding serine/threonine-protein phosphatase 6 regulatory ankyrin repeat subunit B-like, whose protein sequence is MMCLQLLLLLVASQASGDEKCSWGIYGKNCDRNCPANCATVPPRNRIHCQQYTGKCSEGCVRGYHGDQCNISCSRGCLNETCNPGDGYCTFGCKESYIGDFCHETFATVATTHATSQTTEAASSKPAMDAVVIIVPVLVIILCLVIVSVVACIVLTRRRRREANFESRFQEDIPLMDNALTDIAKPEHGVAQQELDPLGQKINHTRTLFVETETFKKVRDILETFHHVTISGAPGEGKTSMALMLGAEYRKQGYELILVEDLDKVRLSDWQDDGKHVCLIFDDIFQIAGPYLDVPRLTHLLYELHLHLTHCKDRPERRYGSYHQESWEERRRDNESNFYLIFTSDSTTLERAMSQLEGQTFQFFSNCTTADLTKTESLSYTEDEKNKIWLKHKSHYKYKLKVDEVKLTAGDRQGIGFPLVCKLLSSYAAFQETEHAKNFLGKPLSTLKLELKEVISRRDDRSAALILVLLCDGQMNISQLESETDSALETHFEAVRNLVPSSTKQCVVETIRSLCGSLLTEGNTITFSHSVIFDICVSVLYGIEPEFVRTHFSIQFLMEHVQNEQTDIIPINEHMLVLHFSEAYSGTLVHRIVDFLVNGGALNKYIMHPIWKRTEIADRLSPIMKDTDSLSNNAKHTILCYACLTWNKSVMEKLLPHCDITSPGLNGWTAVMYAVFSGQKDNIKYLMSNKGATTVSQFDSLLHVASEYGTASVVEYLLNKLKCDVYRRETEGWTPVTRAVLAGKKDVLDFFLKHKDLPTFIIKRALHLACEWGKLSLLETLRDINSPDKHGQTPIMCAVSSGKKEIFDHLVSRKADMKLRDNDNNSLLHLACQPDDTSILQSLLQRLDINTPGLHGWTPVMRAAVNGRSDMYDLLVKENANLKLTDDYGNNLLHLACHGGNVAIVNTLLPRFYIDSRGGNGWTPVMFAAVNGHEIVFNLLVSKGTDLSLKDDYNNSVFHLGCLGGNIAIVKYLLPKTDLNSQGNLGRTGVMKAAWAGNTDVFKFLVLKNADVKQLDDNNDTILHLASQGGSCSIVDYLIGEGFDINCRGRSDSTAVMNAAWSGKKDVFHLLSSKQDSMPVYNVYGDTILHLACEGGNISIVQSLLSSLDVNIQGKNGRTPVMAAALAGRNEVFDFLVSKNADLKLIDDCNNNILHLACRGGNALVIEYLLPQFDITLPGEDGFTPLMMAALSGKKEAYDLFTTTAKSLKDVLHAACEGGSLAVVKGLADKFDLNCRGKNGQTPLMKAVCGGHIAVYKYLVSRGAESTLVDTAGHTLLHIASRHGQLALLKHITDGFDVNTRDNMGLTPAMTAVLHGKAAVLKYLKDKETDLSSVDNTGDDALNLALKCRNKQILKQLGRKHDKKVTPWSDLMKSLVTGELVLLKTYCQKSLDLVQKDPAGDTLLHLACRGGNTQCVEYLLPSYDNDVQGRYNWTPVMMAAACGHADVFQLLVDHKAGIFHVSDRGEDILTVARRSNNTEIIAYLEKLK